In Amblyraja radiata isolate CabotCenter1 chromosome 28, sAmbRad1.1.pri, whole genome shotgun sequence, one DNA window encodes the following:
- the nf2 gene encoding merlin isoform X2, translating to MSIMGLKKKQPKTFKVKVITMDAEMEFSCEVKWKGKDLFDLVCRTIGLRETWFFGLQFIVKDTFAWLKTEKRVLDQEVPKEDPITFHFLAKFYPEKVEEELVQEITQHLFFLQVKKQILDEEIYCSPEASVLLASYAVQAKYGDYDPNFHKPGFLAQDELLPKRVLKQYQMTADMWEEKITAWYAEHRGIARDEAEMEYLKIAQDLEMYGVNYFPITQNKRDTDLLLGVDALGLHIYIPDNKLSSKKSFAWSGIRNISYSEKEFTIKPLDKKAEVFKFYSSQLRVNKLILQLCIENHDLFMRRRKVDSIEVQQMKAQAREEKARKKMERQRLAREKKLREEAERAKEDLERRLYQLQDESRLANEALIRSEETADLLAEKAQIAEEEAKLLAQKAAEAEQERQRLEVTTLKTKEEKRLMEQKMREAELIAVKLVEESERRSKEAEQLKQDLNEAREAERRAKHRLLEITKPSYPVIASYSAHPPADVGDLNLESGSFKFDFKDTDMKRLSMEIERERVEYMEKSKHLQEQLKELKTEIEALKLEERQANMGIPTNATMEFSDNAYTPLSNDAKCWSNSAGQTTFLENMDR from the exons CAGTTGTGAG GTGAAGTGGAAAGGAAAAGACCTTTTTGACTTGGTGTGTCGAACAATTGGATTACGGGAAACCTGGTTCTTTGGACTGCAATTCATTGTAAAAGATACATTTGCATGGTTAAAAACGGAGAAGAGG GTGCTGGATCAAGAGGTACCGAAGGAGGATCCAATTACATTTCACTTCCTGGCTAAATTTTATCCTGAGAAGGTGGAAGAAGAACTTGTCCAAGAAATCACCCAGCACCTTTTTTTCCTGCAG GTGAAGAAACAGATTTTGGATGAGGAGATTTACTGTTCCCCCGAGGCTTCTGTTCTGCTGGCATCTTATGCTGTTCAAGCAAAG TATGGTGACTATGATCCAAATTTTCATAAACCTGGTTTCCTGGCTCAGGATGAACTACTACCAAAAAGA GttcttaaacaatatcaaatgacAGCAGATATGTGGGAAGAAAAGATAACAGCCTGGTATGCTGAGCACAGGGGAATCGCCAG AGACGAAGCTGAAATGGAATATTTGAAGATTGCGCAGGACCTAGAAATGTACGGAGTAAATTATTTCCCAATCACA caaaataaaaggGACACCGACTTGCTACTTGGAGTTGATGCACTTGGTCTTCATATCTACATCCCTGACAACAAGCTGTCATCTAAGAAGTCATTCGCATGGAGTGGAATCAGAAATATTTCCTACAGTGAAAAAGAG TTTACTATCAAACCCTTGGACAAAAAGGCAGAGGTTTTCAAATTTTACTCGTCACAGCTCCGTGTGAATAAATTG ATTCTGCAGTTGTGTATTGAAAATCATGACCTgttcatgagaagaaggaaagTAGATTCAATTGAAGTTCAGCAGATGAAAGCGCAAGCTAGAGAAGAAAAGGCTAGAAAAAAG ATGGAACGCCAAAGATTAGCTAGAGAAAAAAAGTTGAGGGAAGAGGCTGAACGAGCAAAAGAAGATTTGGAGAGACGACTTTACCAATTACAAGACGAGTCTAGACTAGCAAATGAGGCACTG ATCCGATCAGAGGAGACTGCCGATTTACTTGCTGAGAAGGCACAAATTGCAGAGGAGGAGGCCAAGTTACTTGCTCAGAAAGCTGCAGAGGCAGAACAGGAACGACAAAGGTTGGAAGTCACAACCCTAAAAACTAAAGAGGAGAAGCGTCTCATGGAACAGAAGATGCGAGAAGCAGAGTTGATAGCTGTCAAGCTAGTGGAGGAATCGGAGAGGAG GTCTAAGGAAGCAGAACAACTAAAGCAAGATCTAAATGAAgctagagaggcagagagaagagCCAAGCACAGACTGCTGGAGATTACAAAACCCAGTTATCCG GTTATTGCTTCATATTCGGCTCATCCTCCTGCTGATGTTGGTGATCTTAATTTAGAATCCGGATCTTTTAAATTTGATTTCAAGGATACTGATATGAAGCGACTATCCATGGAGATAGAACGAGAACG TGTGGAATATATGGAAAAAAGCAAACACCTACAAGAGCAGTTGAAGGAGCTCAAAACTGAAATTGAGGCTCTGAAACTAGAGGAACGACAAGCTAACATGGGCATCCCTACCAATGCGACTATGGAATTTTCTGATAATGCTTACACACCACTCAGTAAT gacgcaaagtgctggagtaactcagcgggtcagacaacatttctggagaacatggataggtga
- the nf2 gene encoding merlin isoform X1 gives MSIMGLKKKQPKTFKVKVITMDAEMEFSCEVKWKGKDLFDLVCRTIGLRETWFFGLQFIVKDTFAWLKTEKRVLDQEVPKEDPITFHFLAKFYPEKVEEELVQEITQHLFFLQVKKQILDEEIYCSPEASVLLASYAVQAKYGDYDPNFHKPGFLAQDELLPKRVLKQYQMTADMWEEKITAWYAEHRGIARDEAEMEYLKIAQDLEMYGVNYFPITQNKRDTDLLLGVDALGLHIYIPDNKLSSKKSFAWSGIRNISYSEKEFTIKPLDKKAEVFKFYSSQLRVNKLILQLCIENHDLFMRRRKVDSIEVQQMKAQAREEKARKKMERQRLAREKKLREEAERAKEDLERRLYQLQDESRLANEALIRSEETADLLAEKAQIAEEEAKLLAQKAAEAEQERQRLEVTTLKTKEEKRLMEQKMREAELIAVKLVEESERRSKEAEQLKQDLNEAREAERRAKHRLLEITKPSYPVIASYSAHPPADVGDLNLESGSFKFDFKDTDMKRLSMEIERERVEYMEKSKHLQEQLKELKTEIEALKLEERQANMGIPTNATMEFSDNAYTPLSNDAKCWSNSAGQTTFLENMDSLIYRV, from the exons CAGTTGTGAG GTGAAGTGGAAAGGAAAAGACCTTTTTGACTTGGTGTGTCGAACAATTGGATTACGGGAAACCTGGTTCTTTGGACTGCAATTCATTGTAAAAGATACATTTGCATGGTTAAAAACGGAGAAGAGG GTGCTGGATCAAGAGGTACCGAAGGAGGATCCAATTACATTTCACTTCCTGGCTAAATTTTATCCTGAGAAGGTGGAAGAAGAACTTGTCCAAGAAATCACCCAGCACCTTTTTTTCCTGCAG GTGAAGAAACAGATTTTGGATGAGGAGATTTACTGTTCCCCCGAGGCTTCTGTTCTGCTGGCATCTTATGCTGTTCAAGCAAAG TATGGTGACTATGATCCAAATTTTCATAAACCTGGTTTCCTGGCTCAGGATGAACTACTACCAAAAAGA GttcttaaacaatatcaaatgacAGCAGATATGTGGGAAGAAAAGATAACAGCCTGGTATGCTGAGCACAGGGGAATCGCCAG AGACGAAGCTGAAATGGAATATTTGAAGATTGCGCAGGACCTAGAAATGTACGGAGTAAATTATTTCCCAATCACA caaaataaaaggGACACCGACTTGCTACTTGGAGTTGATGCACTTGGTCTTCATATCTACATCCCTGACAACAAGCTGTCATCTAAGAAGTCATTCGCATGGAGTGGAATCAGAAATATTTCCTACAGTGAAAAAGAG TTTACTATCAAACCCTTGGACAAAAAGGCAGAGGTTTTCAAATTTTACTCGTCACAGCTCCGTGTGAATAAATTG ATTCTGCAGTTGTGTATTGAAAATCATGACCTgttcatgagaagaaggaaagTAGATTCAATTGAAGTTCAGCAGATGAAAGCGCAAGCTAGAGAAGAAAAGGCTAGAAAAAAG ATGGAACGCCAAAGATTAGCTAGAGAAAAAAAGTTGAGGGAAGAGGCTGAACGAGCAAAAGAAGATTTGGAGAGACGACTTTACCAATTACAAGACGAGTCTAGACTAGCAAATGAGGCACTG ATCCGATCAGAGGAGACTGCCGATTTACTTGCTGAGAAGGCACAAATTGCAGAGGAGGAGGCCAAGTTACTTGCTCAGAAAGCTGCAGAGGCAGAACAGGAACGACAAAGGTTGGAAGTCACAACCCTAAAAACTAAAGAGGAGAAGCGTCTCATGGAACAGAAGATGCGAGAAGCAGAGTTGATAGCTGTCAAGCTAGTGGAGGAATCGGAGAGGAG GTCTAAGGAAGCAGAACAACTAAAGCAAGATCTAAATGAAgctagagaggcagagagaagagCCAAGCACAGACTGCTGGAGATTACAAAACCCAGTTATCCG GTTATTGCTTCATATTCGGCTCATCCTCCTGCTGATGTTGGTGATCTTAATTTAGAATCCGGATCTTTTAAATTTGATTTCAAGGATACTGATATGAAGCGACTATCCATGGAGATAGAACGAGAACG TGTGGAATATATGGAAAAAAGCAAACACCTACAAGAGCAGTTGAAGGAGCTCAAAACTGAAATTGAGGCTCTGAAACTAGAGGAACGACAAGCTAACATGGGCATCCCTACCAATGCGACTATGGAATTTTCTGATAATGCTTACACACCACTCAGTAAT gacgcaaagtgctggagtaactcagcgggtcagacaacatttctggagaacatggatag CTTAATTTACAGAGTGTAA
- the nf2 gene encoding merlin isoform X4, giving the protein MSIMGLKKKQPKTFKVKVITMDAEMEFSCEVKWKGKDLFDLVCRTIGLRETWFFGLQFIVKDTFAWLKTEKRVLDQEVPKEDPITFHFLAKFYPEKVEEELVQEITQHLFFLQVKKQILDEEIYCSPEASVLLASYAVQAKYGDYDPNFHKPGFLAQDELLPKRVLKQYQMTADMWEEKITAWYAEHRGIARDEAEMEYLKIAQDLEMYGVNYFPITQNKRDTDLLLGVDALGLHIYIPDNKLSSKKSFAWSGIRNISYSEKEFTIKPLDKKAEVFKFYSSQLRVNKLILQLCIENHDLFMRRRKVDSIEVQQMKAQAREEKARKKMERQRLAREKKLREEAERAKEDLERRLYQLQDESRLANEALIRSEETADLLAEKAQIAEEEAKLLAQKAAEAEQERQRLEVTTLKTKEEKRLMEQKMREAELIAVKLVEESERRSKEAEQLKQDLNEAREAERRAKHRLLEITKPSYPVIASYSAHPPADVGDLNLESGSFKFDFKDTDMKRLSMEIERERLIYRV; this is encoded by the exons CAGTTGTGAG GTGAAGTGGAAAGGAAAAGACCTTTTTGACTTGGTGTGTCGAACAATTGGATTACGGGAAACCTGGTTCTTTGGACTGCAATTCATTGTAAAAGATACATTTGCATGGTTAAAAACGGAGAAGAGG GTGCTGGATCAAGAGGTACCGAAGGAGGATCCAATTACATTTCACTTCCTGGCTAAATTTTATCCTGAGAAGGTGGAAGAAGAACTTGTCCAAGAAATCACCCAGCACCTTTTTTTCCTGCAG GTGAAGAAACAGATTTTGGATGAGGAGATTTACTGTTCCCCCGAGGCTTCTGTTCTGCTGGCATCTTATGCTGTTCAAGCAAAG TATGGTGACTATGATCCAAATTTTCATAAACCTGGTTTCCTGGCTCAGGATGAACTACTACCAAAAAGA GttcttaaacaatatcaaatgacAGCAGATATGTGGGAAGAAAAGATAACAGCCTGGTATGCTGAGCACAGGGGAATCGCCAG AGACGAAGCTGAAATGGAATATTTGAAGATTGCGCAGGACCTAGAAATGTACGGAGTAAATTATTTCCCAATCACA caaaataaaaggGACACCGACTTGCTACTTGGAGTTGATGCACTTGGTCTTCATATCTACATCCCTGACAACAAGCTGTCATCTAAGAAGTCATTCGCATGGAGTGGAATCAGAAATATTTCCTACAGTGAAAAAGAG TTTACTATCAAACCCTTGGACAAAAAGGCAGAGGTTTTCAAATTTTACTCGTCACAGCTCCGTGTGAATAAATTG ATTCTGCAGTTGTGTATTGAAAATCATGACCTgttcatgagaagaaggaaagTAGATTCAATTGAAGTTCAGCAGATGAAAGCGCAAGCTAGAGAAGAAAAGGCTAGAAAAAAG ATGGAACGCCAAAGATTAGCTAGAGAAAAAAAGTTGAGGGAAGAGGCTGAACGAGCAAAAGAAGATTTGGAGAGACGACTTTACCAATTACAAGACGAGTCTAGACTAGCAAATGAGGCACTG ATCCGATCAGAGGAGACTGCCGATTTACTTGCTGAGAAGGCACAAATTGCAGAGGAGGAGGCCAAGTTACTTGCTCAGAAAGCTGCAGAGGCAGAACAGGAACGACAAAGGTTGGAAGTCACAACCCTAAAAACTAAAGAGGAGAAGCGTCTCATGGAACAGAAGATGCGAGAAGCAGAGTTGATAGCTGTCAAGCTAGTGGAGGAATCGGAGAGGAG GTCTAAGGAAGCAGAACAACTAAAGCAAGATCTAAATGAAgctagagaggcagagagaagagCCAAGCACAGACTGCTGGAGATTACAAAACCCAGTTATCCG GTTATTGCTTCATATTCGGCTCATCCTCCTGCTGATGTTGGTGATCTTAATTTAGAATCCGGATCTTTTAAATTTGATTTCAAGGATACTGATATGAAGCGACTATCCATGGAGATAGAACGAGAACG CTTAATTTACAGAGTGTAA
- the nf2 gene encoding merlin isoform X3, whose amino-acid sequence MSIMGLKKKQPKTFKVKVITMDAEMEFSCEVKWKGKDLFDLVCRTIGLRETWFFGLQFIVKDTFAWLKTEKRVLDQEVPKEDPITFHFLAKFYPEKVEEELVQEITQHLFFLQVKKQILDEEIYCSPEASVLLASYAVQAKYGDYDPNFHKPGFLAQDELLPKRVLKQYQMTADMWEEKITAWYAEHRGIARDEAEMEYLKIAQDLEMYGVNYFPITQNKRDTDLLLGVDALGLHIYIPDNKLSSKKSFAWSGIRNISYSEKEFTIKPLDKKAEVFKFYSSQLRVNKLILQLCIENHDLFMRRRKVDSIEVQQMKAQAREEKARKKMERQRLAREKKLREEAERAKEDLERRLYQLQDESRLANEALIRSEETADLLAEKAQIAEEEAKLLAQKAAEAEQERQRLEVTTLKTKEEKRLMEQKMREAELIAVKLVEESERRSKEAEQLKQDLNEAREAERRAKHRLLEITKPSYPVIASYSAHPPADVGDLNLESGSFKFDFKDTDMKRLSMEIERERVEYMEKSKHLQEQLKELKTEIEALKLEERQANMGIPTNATMEFSDNAYTPLSNLNLQSVTAKTQVAFLEEL is encoded by the exons CAGTTGTGAG GTGAAGTGGAAAGGAAAAGACCTTTTTGACTTGGTGTGTCGAACAATTGGATTACGGGAAACCTGGTTCTTTGGACTGCAATTCATTGTAAAAGATACATTTGCATGGTTAAAAACGGAGAAGAGG GTGCTGGATCAAGAGGTACCGAAGGAGGATCCAATTACATTTCACTTCCTGGCTAAATTTTATCCTGAGAAGGTGGAAGAAGAACTTGTCCAAGAAATCACCCAGCACCTTTTTTTCCTGCAG GTGAAGAAACAGATTTTGGATGAGGAGATTTACTGTTCCCCCGAGGCTTCTGTTCTGCTGGCATCTTATGCTGTTCAAGCAAAG TATGGTGACTATGATCCAAATTTTCATAAACCTGGTTTCCTGGCTCAGGATGAACTACTACCAAAAAGA GttcttaaacaatatcaaatgacAGCAGATATGTGGGAAGAAAAGATAACAGCCTGGTATGCTGAGCACAGGGGAATCGCCAG AGACGAAGCTGAAATGGAATATTTGAAGATTGCGCAGGACCTAGAAATGTACGGAGTAAATTATTTCCCAATCACA caaaataaaaggGACACCGACTTGCTACTTGGAGTTGATGCACTTGGTCTTCATATCTACATCCCTGACAACAAGCTGTCATCTAAGAAGTCATTCGCATGGAGTGGAATCAGAAATATTTCCTACAGTGAAAAAGAG TTTACTATCAAACCCTTGGACAAAAAGGCAGAGGTTTTCAAATTTTACTCGTCACAGCTCCGTGTGAATAAATTG ATTCTGCAGTTGTGTATTGAAAATCATGACCTgttcatgagaagaaggaaagTAGATTCAATTGAAGTTCAGCAGATGAAAGCGCAAGCTAGAGAAGAAAAGGCTAGAAAAAAG ATGGAACGCCAAAGATTAGCTAGAGAAAAAAAGTTGAGGGAAGAGGCTGAACGAGCAAAAGAAGATTTGGAGAGACGACTTTACCAATTACAAGACGAGTCTAGACTAGCAAATGAGGCACTG ATCCGATCAGAGGAGACTGCCGATTTACTTGCTGAGAAGGCACAAATTGCAGAGGAGGAGGCCAAGTTACTTGCTCAGAAAGCTGCAGAGGCAGAACAGGAACGACAAAGGTTGGAAGTCACAACCCTAAAAACTAAAGAGGAGAAGCGTCTCATGGAACAGAAGATGCGAGAAGCAGAGTTGATAGCTGTCAAGCTAGTGGAGGAATCGGAGAGGAG GTCTAAGGAAGCAGAACAACTAAAGCAAGATCTAAATGAAgctagagaggcagagagaagagCCAAGCACAGACTGCTGGAGATTACAAAACCCAGTTATCCG GTTATTGCTTCATATTCGGCTCATCCTCCTGCTGATGTTGGTGATCTTAATTTAGAATCCGGATCTTTTAAATTTGATTTCAAGGATACTGATATGAAGCGACTATCCATGGAGATAGAACGAGAACG TGTGGAATATATGGAAAAAAGCAAACACCTACAAGAGCAGTTGAAGGAGCTCAAAACTGAAATTGAGGCTCTGAAACTAGAGGAACGACAAGCTAACATGGGCATCCCTACCAATGCGACTATGGAATTTTCTGATAATGCTTACACACCACTCAGTAAT CTTAATTTACAGAGTGTAACTGCAAAGACACAAGTGGCCTTTTTGGAAGAACTCTAG
- the sbds gene encoding ribosome maturation protein SBDS, whose product MSIFTPTNQIRLTNVAIVRMKRAGKRFEIACYKNKVMSWRNGAEKDLDEVLQTHTVFTNVSKGQVTKKEDCIAAFQTDNLTDICKQILAKGELQVSDKERHAQLEQMFRDIATIVVEKCVNPETKRPYTVNLIERAMKDIHYSVKTNKSTKQQALEVIRLLKESMQIERAHMRLRLRIPIKDGKRLKDKLKPLIKTMESEEFAEDLDIVCLIDPGCFREIDELIRHETKGKASLEVLSLKEVEEGDEKLE is encoded by the exons ATGTCCATCTTCACCCCCACCAACCAAATCCGACTGACCAATGTGGCGATCGTCCGCATGAAGAGAGCGGGCAAACGCTTTGAAATCGCCTGCTACAAGAACAAAGTCATGAGCTGGAGGAATGGAGC TGAAAAGGATCTCGATGAAGTTCTTCAGACACACACGGTATTTACTAATGTATCGAAAGGACAGGTGACAAAGAAGGAGGATTGTATTGCAGCTTTTCAGACAGATAATCTGACTGACATTTGTAAGCAG ATTTTGGCAAAGGGTGAATTGCAAGTATCTGATAAGGAGCGGCATGCACAGCTCGAACAGATGTTCCGAGACATAGCGACTATCGTAGTAGAGAAGTGTGTCAACCCTGAAACAAAGAGACCATATACCGTGAACCTAATAGAGCGTGCCATGAAGGACATTCACTACTCTGTGAAGACCAACAAGAGCACAAAGCAGCAG GCATTGGAAGTAATCCGATTACTCAAGGAGAGTATGCAGATCGAACGTGCTCACATGAGACTTCGACTTAGGATTCCAATAAAGGATGGCAAGAGGCTGAAGGACAAACTGAAGCCACTAATAAAAACAATGGAAAGTGAGGAATTTGCTGAAGATTTGGATATT GTATGTTTGATTGATCCTGGTTGCTTCAGAGAAATTGATGAACTAATTCGACATGAAACAAAAGGAAAGGCTTCCCTGGAAGTTCTCAGCTTAAAGGAGGTGGAAGAAGGAGATGAAAAACTTGAATAA